In Bradyrhizobium guangdongense, the sequence AGGTCCGCCGTCTGGCCTGGCAGGTGCGCGACCGCTATGGAATCCATTGTTCGGCATTGCGCTCGAACGTCAACAGCAGCAAGCCGCTCGACGACAATCAGAAGCGCACGCTGGCGCAATGGGACGGCACCATCAATTCCGGCTGGTCGGGCATGGACGAGCTTTTGGCCTCGCCAGACGTAGCCGCGGAGCTGATCACCGCTGCCAAGGAGGCGCGCGCCAAGACCGACGGCGCTCTCAAGCAGATCGGGGAGATCACCAGGAACTTTGACGGCAGCGGCAAGCCAGCCATGGCCGCTTCGGAATGGAATACGCTGTGCCAGTCGCCGTTCGCGTCTATCGTGGCCGTCGCGAACAAGGCGCTGGACCAGTCGATCGCGCGGGCCGAAACGGTGCAGGCGAAGGCGCTGACCAATCTCGTGGTCCAGTCGCTCGCCTTCCTGCTGGCGCTCGCCGTGACCTTGGCCGGTGTCTACGTCGTGCGCAATCGTCTCATGCGCCCGGTGCGTGCCATCCTCGACGCAATCGCCCGTATCAGCGCTCGCGATTATGCGACGGCGGTTCCGCAACCCCGATATCCCGACGAGTTCGGCACCATGGCTGCCGCGCTCGAAAGCCTGCGCGAGAGCGCGGCCACCGCGGAACGCCTCGGCCAGGAGCGCGAATCGCAGCAGGCGTTGCAACTCGCTCGTTCGGGTACGGTTGATGCCGCCTGTCGCAGCTTTGATGATACGGTGCAGGCCGTGATCGAGAGCGTCGCCGCATCGGCCAAGGAGCTCGATGCCACGGCGACCGATGTGCGCTCGCTGGTGTCGGAATCGAGCAGCCAGACCTCTGCAGTCTCGTCCGCCGCCGAGCAGGCCACCAATAATCTCGAGACCATCGCGGCCGCGACCGAGGAGCTCTCGGCCTCGGTCGGCGAGATCTCCGCGCAAGTGCAGTCGAGCGCGCGCGAGGCCCGCGAGGCCGTGGCTCAGGCCGAGCAGACCAATGCGACGGTCGAGATCCTCGACCAGACCGCAAGTCGCATCAGCGAGGTCGTGAAGATGATCCACGCCATCGCCGGCCAGACCAATCTGCTCGCGCTGAACGCCACCATCGAGGCTGCCCGCGCCGGCGAGGCCGGCCGCGGTTTCGCCGTGGTCGCCGGCGAGGTCAAGAGCCTCGCGTCTCAGACGGCGACGGCGACCGAAGAGATCTCGCGCCAGGTCGAGGAGATCCAGGGCGCGACCGGTCAGGCGGTTGCCGCCATCCGTTCGATCGGCAGTGCCATCAACGGCATCGATGAGAAGATGACCGCGATCGCGGCCGCCGTCGAACAACAGCGCGCAGCCACCACGGAAATCTCCCGCAATTTCCAGCAGGCCGCCCAAGGCACCCGTGAGGTCACCGACACCATCGGCAGTGTCGCCAGGCTCAACCAGGAAACCGGCAATGCCGGGACGGTGCTGTTCCAGTCCGTGACCAAGATGTCGGCCGACGCCGATCGCCTCCGGGTCGCGGTCGAGGGTTTCCTTGGCGCGGTGAAGACCGCTTAGGTTCCAGCCCCTGTTCGATGGCGCGCGGATCGGCATTGCCGCGCGCGCGTTCGCCCTGTAGATGGTAGCGGTACCATGATCTGACGCGCCTTACCGGCGCATCAGAACAAGCGACAGGACTCCAGGGAGATATTTTCGATGCCGGTCACCCCTCACAAGGCCCAGCGCCCCTATCGCGGCGTGTTCCCCGTCGCCCCCACCATCTTCGACGAGCGGGGTGAACTCGACCTCGAGGGCCAGCGCCGCTGCATCGATTTCATGATCGATGCCGGCTCGCACGGCATCTGCATCCTCGCCAATTTCTCCGAGCAGTTTGTGCTGACCGATGACGAGCGCGAGACCGTGATGCATGCAGTGCTGGAGCACGTCGCCGGCCGCGTGCCCGTGATCGTGACCACCACCCATTTCAGCTCGGCCGTGTGCGCCGCGCGCAGCAAGCAGGCCGAGGCGGCGGGCGCCGCGATGGTTATGGTCATGCCGCCCTATCACGGCGCGACGTTCCGGGTGCCTGAAAAAGGCATCGTCGAATTCTTCAAAGTGCTCTCGGGCGCGATCAACATTCCCATCATGATCCAGGACGCGCCGGTCGCGGGGACGCCGCTCTCCGTCGAGCTGCTGGCGCGGCTCGCGCGCGACTTCGCCAACATCCGCTATTTCAAGGTCGAGGTGCCCTTTGCCGCGGCGAAGCTGCGCAGCTTGATCGAGACCGGCGGCAGCGCGATCGAAGGTCCCTGGGACGGCGAGGAAGCGATCACGCTGATGGCCGATCTCGACGCCGGCGCCACTGGCGCAATGACCGGCGGCGGCTATCCCGACGGTATCAGGCAGATCATCGATCCCTATTTCGCCGGCGATCGCGAAAAGGCGAAGGCCGCCTATGAGCGCTGGCTGCCGCTGATCAATTACGAGAACCGCCAATGCGGCCTGATCGCATGCAAGGCGATGATGCAGGCCGGCGGCGTGATCAAGTCCGACACGGTTCGCCATCCGCTGCAACCGCTGCATCCGGCGACGCGCGCGGGCTTGCTGGAGCTGGCCAAGGAGCGCGACGCGCTGGCGCTGCGCTGGGGTAAGTAGAGTCTCTCCACTGTCATTGCGAGGAGCTCTTGCGACGAAGCAAGCCAGAGTATTTCCGCGGATACAGTCTGGATTGCTTCCCTGCGCTCGCAACGACCGAGTTTGTTGAGGCTATCGCGCCAGCTTCCACTCACCAATGATGCGAAAGCGTGCTTTCGCCTCATCCTGTTTGAACAGCGTGATGCGATCGATCTCAAGCGTATCGAGCTTCAGCGCCGCGAACCGTCTGCGCAGCATCTCCAGGATCGGCCCGTGCCGCTCGGCATCGAGCCTTCCCGTCAGCGTCATGTGGAAGCGGAATTCTTCCATCACGTAAGGGTAGCCCCAGCGATCGAGACATTCGCGCTGGCGCTGGCTCAGCTTTTCGGGCCTGCGCCGCGCGCGATCTTCCGCCGTGAGCGCTGGGCGAAAGCAATCGAAATCGCGGACGCAATCGGCGGCCAATTGCTGGAGAGCGTCGACAGGTTCGGCGGGGATGACGGCGATGAAGCCGCTGATGGCATCGACGATCGGCCGGATCAGCGGAATCGGCCGCACCTTGCCGGCGAATGTCGCGCACGCAGTCACGAGCTCCGCCTCGGTCCCGCCTGATGCCAGGGCCATCGGTGCCTTCAACGTGCCGTGAAATCCGTATTTGCGGGGATCGGCGGTGACGTCGCGCCAGTCCGGCGCGATGCGCAACGCCTCATCCGGAAACGAGACCTCGTCTCCGGTGTAAGCCTCATAGCCCAGCAGCTCGGCGCCGAAGCGGGTGAGCGCGTTGTCAGCGCCGGCGGCAAAGTAGATCGCGTAGCGGGGAAAACCTGTCATGGTCGCAGCATAACCAAATTATGCCGCAACGACAGTCTCGCGCGGCATTGTTGCCGCGCCGAGCAGCCGCGTTGCATCAGTCAGATGCACGAGCTTTCCGGCCGATATCACCGCAACCAATCGCGGTCGCAGCGGTACGCTGTCGTCGACGAGCAGGATATCGGCGCGATGCCCTGCGGCGAGCGTGCCGCGATCGGTCAAGCCGGTGGCTTGCGCGGGCGCCGATGAGATCAGCTTCCAGGCCTCGCCCAGCGGCAGCACGCCGTCCGCGGCGAGGCGGAACGCGGCGAGCAGCGGAGCGGGGTAATAGTAGTCCGAGGCCAGCACGGAGCAGAGCCCCTTGGCGATCATGTCCGATGCCTTGGTCCAGCCGGTGTGGCTGCCGCCCCGCACGACGTTCGGCGCGCCGTAGACGATGTCGTCGCCGGCGGCCGCGGCTTCGCGCGCGGTCTCCTCGTTGATTGGAAACTCGGCGAGCGTCACGCCCATGGTACGAAACTCCCGGCGCATCACCAGCGTCGCGTCGTCATGCGAGAGCATCCGCACCTCGGCGGCGCGCGCCGCCGCGGCCAGTCGGGCGATCGAGGCCGGAACATCGGCCGCACGCGACACGATACGCGCAACCAGCTTGTCGAACGCCGCGCTCGACAGTCCGGTGCGCTCCACCATGCGGTTGCGTTTGCGCGGCTTGGCCATGTCGCCGACGGTGCCGTCCATGTGATCGTTGAAGGCGAACAGGTCGACGCGGCCCTCGGCGAGCCACTGGCCGATCTCTGCCTCGGCATCGAGATTGTAGGTCTCATGCCGCAAATGGAAGCGGGTGTCGGCGGCGAAATGCGGACGCTGCCGCTCGATCGCCTCGAGCAGACGTCGCGCGTTGTCGCCGCTGCGCAAGCCGGGCTCCCACGACCAGGTCGTGGCGTGGAAAACCGTCGTGATGCCGTTGCTGATGACCTGGCGGTCCGTCTCCGCCAGTGCCACGTCGATCGGGAAATCGACGCCGGCGCGCGGCATCATCTGCCGCTCGAACGCGTCACCGTGCAGATCCACGATGCCGGGGAGCACCAGCAGATTGCGCGCATCGATCGCGAGCCGCGCCCGGCCGCGCGGGGCATCGATCTGAGCAATGTCGGTACTGGACACCGCGAGGGATGTCTCGACGAGCTCGGAGCCGATCAGGGTCCGGCCGCCTTCAAGGAAAATGTCTGTCACGCGACCGCGCTTCGTTTGGTGGAAGATGAACCTGCTTCGTATGCTGCCAGGAATTCTTCAATCGAGAGCTTGCGAAAATCGGGCAGTGCTGCACGCAATTTGTCGTGATCCCAGTCCCACCAGGCCAGCTCCGCGAGCCGTCCGGCAATCTCCTCGGAGAACCGGCGCCGAACGATGCGCGCCGGATTCCCCGCGACGATGGTGTAGGCCGGTACGTCCTTGGTGACGATGGCGCCGGCCGCAATCACGGCGCCGGTGCCGATGTTGCGGCCGGGCAGCACGATCGCGCCATGTCCGATCCAGACGTCATGGCCGATACGGACATGATGCTGCCGCCGCCAATCAAAGAATTCGGCGTCATCGCTCTCGCTCGGGAAGTAAGCACTGGAGCGGTAGGTGAAGTGGGCCTGCGTGGCGCGGTGCATCGGGTGATTGCCGGGATTGATACGGGTCATCGCCGCGATCGAGCAGAACTTTCCGATCGTCGTGTAAGTGATCTGCGCGTCGTTGACGACATAGGAGTAATCGTCCATCGCCACTTCATGCAGGATCGTGCGAGCGCCCACCTCCGTGTATGCGCCGAGCCGCGTATCGTGCAGCTTCGCGGAAGGATCGATGGTCGGCTCGACCGATAGCACCTTGGCCATGTTGCATCCGGGCGTTCGAGGGCGGGCGTCCCTCTTCGAGTCGCTTGATGACGATGTCGTGACGCGACGATGACAGGGGATGAGATGTGCTGGATCGCCGCACTGCGGTCTCGGTGTCACACAAGTGTTAAGCACGCGCGTTAGCGGTTGGCTCCAGCTGCTACTCGGGAGCTCTGCATGCTGGTGTTGGAAGGTCTGACGTGCCGCTTCGGCGCAAAAGCCGCGGTGGACGACGCTTCGTTTCAAGTCGCTCCCGGCAGCTTCGTCGGTGTGATCGGGCGCTCCGGTGCCGGCAAGTCGACCCTGCTGCGAACCATCAACCGTCTGGTGACGCCGACCCAGGGCCGCATCCTGTTCGACGGCCTCGACGTCACCTCCTTGCGCGGCGGGGAGCTGCGGCAGTGGCGGGCGCGCTCGGCGATGATCTTCCAGCAGTTCAACCTGGTCGGCCGGCTGGACGTGCTGACCAACGTGCTGATGGGGCGTCTCGCCACCATGCCGGCCTGGCGGGCGCTGTCGCAGCTCTGGTCCGAGCAGGACAAGGCGCTGGCGATGTCGGCGCTCGAACAGTTCGACATCGCCGCGCTCGCCGCGCAGCGTGCCGACCAGCTCTCCGGCGGCCAGCAGCAGCGCGTCGCGATCGCCCGCGCCCTGGTGCAGCAGCCCGACATCATCCTCGCCGACGAGCCGATCGCCTCGCTCGATCCGCGCAATACCAAGATCGTCATGGATGCGCTGCTGCGCATCAACAAGCATTTTGGCATCACCGTGCTCTGCAATCTGCATTCTCTCGACCTGGCGCGCGGCTATTGCGACCGCCTGATCGGCATGGCGGCGGGCCGCGTGGTGTTCGACGGCGCGCCGTCGGCGCTGACCGATCTCGTCGCGCGCGAGCTTTACGATCTCGAAGCCGCCGACGTCATGGGCGCCACGCCTGCGCCGATGCCCCAGGGCGTTCCAGCGCTCGGAACGGCCGCGGCGGCCTGAGCGACGTCGCGCTACTTGCTTTCGTACGAACCGACCTTAACCAAAGAAGGGGCTAACGATGATCACTCGCAGACTGGTTCTTGCCGGCGCAGCCGCGCTGACCTTTGCCGGATCCGCTTCCGCCGAAGACTGGCGGGCGAAATATCCGGAAATCACCTTCGCCGCGATTCCGGCCGAGAACGGCTCGGGCGTGACCGAGCGCTACGCTCCCTTCATCAGCTATCTGTCGAAGGAGCTCGGCGTCAAGGTGACGCTGCGCGTCGCCAACGACTACGCTGCCCTCATCGAAGGCCAGCGCGCCGGCAACATCCAGATCGGCTATTACGGTCCGGCCTCCTTCGCGCGCGCCCGTCTCACCGGCGTCAAGACCGACGCCTTCGTCATCGACGTCAACTCCGACGGTTCGAAGGGCTACTATTCCGTCTTCTACGTTCTGGCGAAGTCGCCCTACCAGAAGATCGAGGACCTCAAGGGCAAGAATCTCGGGCTTGTCGATCCGAATTCCACGTCCGGCAACAACATGCCCCGCTTCAAGCTGAACGCGATGGGCATCGATCCCGACGCCTATTTCTCCAAGGTCGTCTTCACCGGCAGCCACGAGAACGCCGTTCTCGCGCTGGCCCAGGGCACCGTCGACGTCGCCGCCAATTGGTGGAACGCGGACGACGATTCCAACCTGACCCGCATGCTCAACAAGGGCATGGTGAAGTCGGCCGACGGCACCGTGATGAAGAAGGAGGACTTCCGCATCATCGTGAAGTCAGACCTCATCATCAACTCGCCCTACGCCTATCTCAGCGACCTGCCTGAAGACATGAAGGCCGCGATCAAGAAGGCCTTCCTCGACGCGGCGCAGAAGGACCCGGAGGCGTTCAAGAAGCTCTCCGACGGCAAGAACAAGCCGTGGGAGCCGGTCGCCACCGAGGACTACAACAAGACCATCGAGCTGATTAAGTTCGTCGACAATCTGCGTAAGAAGGCGTCCTGAGCTCGTCGGGACGATGCACCTTGAGCCGGGTCGATGGACCCGGCTCTTTTTCTTGATGGACCTATCCGCCGAACAGATGACGATCGCGGTCTCGATTCTCCCGGAGCAGCAGCTCGCAGCACTGAACAGCGCCTATCGCAAGGCGGTTGCGCGCAAGCGCCTGCGTCTCCTGGCGGCCCTCGCCGTTTTCCTTGCCGCGCTGATCATGTCGTCGATCGGCGCCGAGGTGAACCTTCGCACCTTCTTCACATATTTCGGCAACTTCGTCAGCTATTTCGACCGCATCCTCACCCTCGACAGCGGCCAGCGCGTCTGGACCAATGTCGGCGAGTGGTTCTGGGGCCTGCACAAATGGCTGAAGCTGCTCGGCGAGACGCTGCTGATCAGCTATGTCGGCACGCTGCTCGGTGCCGTCCTCGCTTTCGCGTTGAACTTCTTCGCTGCTGAGAATACCTCTCCCGCGCGCTGGCTGCTCTTCACGGTGCGGCGCCTGCTCGAATTCGCGCGCACGGTGCCCGGCATCGTCTTCGCGCTGATCTTCGTCATCGCGTTCGGCCTCGGCCCGATGGCCGGTGTGCTCGCGATCGCGATCCACTCCACCGGCGCGCTCGGAAAGCTGTTCTCGGAGATCGTCGAGAATGCCGACATGAAGCCGGTCGAGGGCATTCGTTCCACCGGCGCGAGCTGGCTCTCCTGCATGCGCTTTGCGATCCTGCCGCAGGTCTCGGCGGGCTACGCCAGCTATGCGCTGCTGCGCTTCGAGATCAACGTGCGCGAGGCCTCTGTGATGGGCTTCGTCGGCGCCGGCGGCATCGGGCAGGAGCTGATCGTCGCGATCCGGAAATTCTACTACTCCGACGTCAGCGCGATCCTCGTGACCGTCATCGTCACGGTCTTCCTGATCGACATCACGACCGGCTGGGTGCGCGGCCGCCTGTTCGGCAAGGAGGCGCGGACGTGAGCAGGAAGCCGGAGGTGAATGCGGCCGAGCTCCGCGGCCGCTATCCCCAAATCTTCGATCGGCCCGCATCGTCGCGCATGGCGACGCCCGTCGTGCTTGCCGCTGCACTGGCGATCTTCGCGTTCGGCCTGGTCGATCTCGATTTCTCGCCCTCTCGCTTCATCTCGGGGCTGAGCCAGCTCGGCTGGATCAGCATGATGATGATCCCGCCAGATCCCGGCTCCTCGCTGCCGCTCTATCTGAAGGCGCTGGGCGAGACGCTGTCGATCGCGCTGCTCGGCACCACGCTCGCGGCGGTGCTCGCGCTGCCGGTCAGCCTGCTCGCGGCGCGCAACGTCGTGCCGTCGATCATCCTGCGCTTTCCGGTGCGTCGCTTGCTCGATTCGATCCGCGGCGTCGATACCCTGATCTGGGCACTGGTGTGGATCAACGTGGTCGGGCTCGGTCCGTTCGCGGGCGTGCTCGCCATTGCCGTGTCGGATTTCGGCGCTTTCGGCAAGCTGTTCTCCGAGGCGATCGAAGGCGCCGACCAGAGGCAGGTCGAGGGCATCCGCGCCTCCGGCGGCAGCGCGCTGCACGAGATCCGCTTCGGCCTGATGCCGCAGGTGCTTCCCGTCATCGCCGGTCAGGTGCTGTATTTCATCGAGTCGAACACGCGCTCGGCCACCATCATCGGCATCGTCGGCGCCGGCGGAATCGGCCTGCAGCTCGCCGAGCAGATCCGCGTGCTGGAATGGCAGAAAGTGTCGTTCCTGATCCTGATGATCCTGGTCGCCGTCGCAGGAATCGATTTCATCTCCGGCAAGCTGCGCTTTGCGATTATCGGGCGAAGGGCTGTGGCCTGAGTCCTTCGCCTCTCCCCGCTTGCGGGGAGAGGCCGGAATTTGCGAAGCAAATTCCGGGTGAGGGGAACTCTCCGCGAGTCTCACCGTCATTGCGGAGGCAGCCCCTCCCCCCAACCCTCTCCCCGTAAGAATGGGGCGAGGGAGAAGAGGCCGTGCCTTAAGGCTCCACCAGAAACTCCACCCGCTCCGCCGCGAAGCGCGAATGCTTCGTCACCAGCGGCTTGCCGTCGAGATGGTGGTCGGTCGCGTCGACCACCAGGATCGGCCGCCCCAGCGGCAGGTCGAGGCGCGCGGCGTCGGTCGCGTCGACAATGCCGGCGGTGATCCTCGTGGCGCCGCGGCGGTAGTCGCGGATTCCGTAATGCTCCAGCATCTTCGTCATGGAACGCGTGGCGGCAAACACCGTGCCCGCGCCCGGAAACAGCTCGGCCGACAGCCATGTGGTCGAGACGCAGATCGGGGTGCGGTCGGCGAGGCGAATCGCTTCGATCCGCACCAGGGGCGCGCCGGTCTTCAATCCCAATTCCCGTGCGAGCTCGCGCGTTGCGACATCGTCTGACGCCTCGATCATCTTTCCATGCGGCTCGCGGCCGTCCGCACCGACGATCTCGGAGAAGCGCGTGCGCGAGCGCAAGGGATAGGCGAGCTTCTGTGCTTCGACATAGGTGCCGCTGCCGCGCTCGGCGCGCACGAGGCCGCGCTCGGCAAGGGCCGCGAGCGCGCGCCGCACGGTGTGCCTGTTGACCCGGTAAGTTTCGGCGATCTCCATCTCGCCCGGCAATTTGTCGCCCGCGGCGAAGCGGCCGTTGGCGATGCCGCGTTCGATGCCATCGGCAACGAGGCGCCACAGCGCGACGCCCGAGGAGGCGGTGTCCTGCATGCTCATATCGCCGATCAGCCTAGCCCGAAAATCACACCCTTGTCACGAAACAGTCATGGCGCTCCCGTATCAAGTTGTCTAGTATCATAGACAACTTGGTTTCGGCAAGTTCTGCCTTAAGTTCGGTGGTTTCGGTGAGCCAACACAATACCCAGCAAGCCCAGCGCCAGGCCGCCATGGCCGTGCTGGCGCACGCGGAGGCGGGCGAGATCGCCGCCCGTCTCCGCACGATTCCCCTGCCAGGCCATCAGGACCTGCGTACGCCGGAAAACGGCCTCGTCATGCTGCGCGGCCGGGTCGGCGGGGACGGCGCGCCGTTCAATCTCGGAGAAGCCACCGTGTCGCGCGCGGCGGTGCGGCTTGCGAGCGGCGAGGTGGGGTTCGGCTACACGCTTGGGCGCGACGGCGAGAAGGCGCGGTTGATCGCCCTGTGCGATGCGCTGGTGCAGTCGCGCGACTTTGCTGCGACCGTCGAGCGCGATGTAATCGCGCCGTTGCGCGAGCAGCTTATGGTCCGGCGCAAGCAGCAGGCCGAACAGGCTGCGGCGACAAAGGTTGATTTCTACACCATGGTGCGCGGTGAGGGGTGAAGCCATGACCACGATTGCGGAGCTGCCGCCGGGATTCGCCGACAAGGTGTTGTCGGCGCAATCGACCTTTCGCTCGGTGATGGATGCGATGGCTCGGCCGGGTTCGGTGCAGCGCATCGTGCCGATGGCGGGAACGGCTGGCCCCATGATGCGCGGCACCGCCGCGATCGCGCTGACGCTGTTCGACCACGACACGCCGCTCTGGCTCGATGCACGGATGTCGGAAAGCTCCGACGTCCTGAAGTGGTTGAAGTTTCACACCGGCGCGCCCGTGGTGCAGGACACGTCGGTTGCCTCGTTCGCGCTGATCAGCGACGGCGGCGCGCTGCCCGCGCTCGAACGGTTCGCGCTCGGCACCAATGAATACCCTGACCGTTCGACCACTCTGATCATTCAGGTCGATAATCTGGACTCCGGCCGCAGCTTCGAGCTGCGTGGCTCCGGCATCGATGGCGTCGCGACGCTCCA encodes:
- the phnD gene encoding phosphonate ABC transporter substrate-binding protein, with product MITRRLVLAGAAALTFAGSASAEDWRAKYPEITFAAIPAENGSGVTERYAPFISYLSKELGVKVTLRVANDYAALIEGQRAGNIQIGYYGPASFARARLTGVKTDAFVIDVNSDGSKGYYSVFYVLAKSPYQKIEDLKGKNLGLVDPNSTSGNNMPRFKLNAMGIDPDAYFSKVVFTGSHENAVLALAQGTVDVAANWWNADDDSNLTRMLNKGMVKSADGTVMKKEDFRIIVKSDLIINSPYAYLSDLPEDMKAAIKKAFLDAAQKDPEAFKKLSDGKNKPWEPVATEDYNKTIELIKFVDNLRKKAS
- a CDS encoding chloramphenicol acetyltransferase, translating into MAKVLSVEPTIDPSAKLHDTRLGAYTEVGARTILHEVAMDDYSYVVNDAQITYTTIGKFCSIAAMTRINPGNHPMHRATQAHFTYRSSAYFPSESDDAEFFDWRRQHHVRIGHDVWIGHGAIVLPGRNIGTGAVIAAGAIVTKDVPAYTIVAGNPARIVRRRFSEEIAGRLAELAWWDWDHDKLRAALPDFRKLSIEEFLAAYEAGSSSTKRSAVA
- a CDS encoding dihydrodipicolinate synthase family protein, producing MPVTPHKAQRPYRGVFPVAPTIFDERGELDLEGQRRCIDFMIDAGSHGICILANFSEQFVLTDDERETVMHAVLEHVAGRVPVIVTTTHFSSAVCAARSKQAEAAGAAMVMVMPPYHGATFRVPEKGIVEFFKVLSGAINIPIMIQDAPVAGTPLSVELLARLARDFANIRYFKVEVPFAAAKLRSLIETGGSAIEGPWDGEEAITLMADLDAGATGAMTGGGYPDGIRQIIDPYFAGDREKAKAAYERWLPLINYENRQCGLIACKAMMQAGGVIKSDTVRHPLQPLHPATRAGLLELAKERDALALRWGK
- a CDS encoding methyl-accepting chemotaxis protein, which gives rise to MAFFKKSVSSLLLTLMALLAAGALASTAIQMVGAFGRYSDSLETARLAAADKAIFHGVLSLRNNRGDAQSALLGDDDARPKLAEAEKAEQGGFDGVSAAMASVNFARRDELAGTLKQRWGEAAPQFQLFYDEAKRPRAERKIERTNSWYDAVTKVIETANLASTAVSNRAWMDDPFIARMIQVRRLAWQVRDRYGIHCSALRSNVNSSKPLDDNQKRTLAQWDGTINSGWSGMDELLASPDVAAELITAAKEARAKTDGALKQIGEITRNFDGSGKPAMAASEWNTLCQSPFASIVAVANKALDQSIARAETVQAKALTNLVVQSLAFLLALAVTLAGVYVVRNRLMRPVRAILDAIARISARDYATAVPQPRYPDEFGTMAAALESLRESAATAERLGQERESQQALQLARSGTVDAACRSFDDTVQAVIESVAASAKELDATATDVRSLVSESSSQTSAVSSAAEQATNNLETIAAATEELSASVGEISAQVQSSAREAREAVAQAEQTNATVEILDQTASRISEVVKMIHAIAGQTNLLALNATIEAARAGEAGRGFAVVAGEVKSLASQTATATEEISRQVEEIQGATGQAVAAIRSIGSAINGIDEKMTAIAAAVEQQRAATTEISRNFQQAAQGTREVTDTIGSVARLNQETGNAGTVLFQSVTKMSADADRLRVAVEGFLGAVKTA
- the phnH gene encoding phosphonate C-P lyase system protein PhnH translates to MTTIAELPPGFADKVLSAQSTFRSVMDAMARPGSVQRIVPMAGTAGPMMRGTAAIALTLFDHDTPLWLDARMSESSDVLKWLKFHTGAPVVQDTSVASFALISDGGALPALERFALGTNEYPDRSTTLIIQVDNLDSGRSFELRGSGIDGVATLHASIKPFDLFERLRINEALFPRGIDLVLVAGDAVVAIPRTTRIVSKGG
- a CDS encoding DUF1045 domain-containing protein → MTGFPRYAIYFAAGADNALTRFGAELLGYEAYTGDEVSFPDEALRIAPDWRDVTADPRKYGFHGTLKAPMALASGGTEAELVTACATFAGKVRPIPLIRPIVDAISGFIAVIPAEPVDALQQLAADCVRDFDCFRPALTAEDRARRRPEKLSQRQRECLDRWGYPYVMEEFRFHMTLTGRLDAERHGPILEMLRRRFAALKLDTLEIDRITLFKQDEAKARFRIIGEWKLAR
- a CDS encoding alpha-D-ribose 1-methylphosphonate 5-triphosphate diphosphatase, translated to MTDIFLEGGRTLIGSELVETSLAVSSTDIAQIDAPRGRARLAIDARNLLVLPGIVDLHGDAFERQMMPRAGVDFPIDVALAETDRQVISNGITTVFHATTWSWEPGLRSGDNARRLLEAIERQRPHFAADTRFHLRHETYNLDAEAEIGQWLAEGRVDLFAFNDHMDGTVGDMAKPRKRNRMVERTGLSSAAFDKLVARIVSRAADVPASIARLAAAARAAEVRMLSHDDATLVMRREFRTMGVTLAEFPINEETAREAAAAGDDIVYGAPNVVRGGSHTGWTKASDMIAKGLCSVLASDYYYPAPLLAAFRLAADGVLPLGEAWKLISSAPAQATGLTDRGTLAAGHRADILLVDDSVPLRPRLVAVISAGKLVHLTDATRLLGAATMPRETVVAA
- the phnC gene encoding phosphonate ABC transporter ATP-binding protein; protein product: MLVLEGLTCRFGAKAAVDDASFQVAPGSFVGVIGRSGAGKSTLLRTINRLVTPTQGRILFDGLDVTSLRGGELRQWRARSAMIFQQFNLVGRLDVLTNVLMGRLATMPAWRALSQLWSEQDKALAMSALEQFDIAALAAQRADQLSGGQQQRVAIARALVQQPDIILADEPIASLDPRNTKIVMDALLRINKHFGITVLCNLHSLDLARGYCDRLIGMAAGRVVFDGAPSALTDLVARELYDLEAADVMGATPAPMPQGVPALGTAAAA
- the phnG gene encoding phosphonate C-P lyase system protein PhnG: MAVLAHAEAGEIAARLRTIPLPGHQDLRTPENGLVMLRGRVGGDGAPFNLGEATVSRAAVRLASGEVGFGYTLGRDGEKARLIALCDALVQSRDFAATVERDVIAPLREQLMVRRKQQAEQAAATKVDFYTMVRGEG
- the phnE gene encoding phosphonate ABC transporter, permease protein PhnE, coding for MTIAVSILPEQQLAALNSAYRKAVARKRLRLLAALAVFLAALIMSSIGAEVNLRTFFTYFGNFVSYFDRILTLDSGQRVWTNVGEWFWGLHKWLKLLGETLLISYVGTLLGAVLAFALNFFAAENTSPARWLLFTVRRLLEFARTVPGIVFALIFVIAFGLGPMAGVLAIAIHSTGALGKLFSEIVENADMKPVEGIRSTGASWLSCMRFAILPQVSAGYASYALLRFEINVREASVMGFVGAGGIGQELIVAIRKFYYSDVSAILVTVIVTVFLIDITTGWVRGRLFGKEART
- the phnF gene encoding phosphonate metabolism transcriptional regulator PhnF, giving the protein MSMQDTASSGVALWRLVADGIERGIANGRFAAGDKLPGEMEIAETYRVNRHTVRRALAALAERGLVRAERGSGTYVEAQKLAYPLRSRTRFSEIVGADGREPHGKMIEASDDVATRELARELGLKTGAPLVRIEAIRLADRTPICVSTTWLSAELFPGAGTVFAATRSMTKMLEHYGIRDYRRGATRITAGIVDATDAARLDLPLGRPILVVDATDHHLDGKPLVTKHSRFAAERVEFLVEP
- the phnE gene encoding phosphonate ABC transporter, permease protein PhnE — translated: MATPVVLAAALAIFAFGLVDLDFSPSRFISGLSQLGWISMMMIPPDPGSSLPLYLKALGETLSIALLGTTLAAVLALPVSLLAARNVVPSIILRFPVRRLLDSIRGVDTLIWALVWINVVGLGPFAGVLAIAVSDFGAFGKLFSEAIEGADQRQVEGIRASGGSALHEIRFGLMPQVLPVIAGQVLYFIESNTRSATIIGIVGAGGIGLQLAEQIRVLEWQKVSFLILMILVAVAGIDFISGKLRFAIIGRRAVA